A window of Costertonia aggregata contains these coding sequences:
- a CDS encoding TetR/AcrR family transcriptional regulator has product MSDTKTKRLNQIFDATLRLTGKVGIAGLKMSNIAKEASMATGTLYIYFENKEDLLNALYFKLQKESAPAIVNDISHLAINIQLYKMWKIALERLVDNNLRIIFLEQFVISPYISKSNKQIDIGFKNYLKQLLEQGKSENLIKDANSDMLIALIIGFVRSFSTHIVNDCSGKLTEKSVDESFSLCWNAIKK; this is encoded by the coding sequence ATGTCTGATACCAAAACAAAACGTCTTAATCAAATTTTTGATGCTACCCTTCGACTTACGGGAAAAGTTGGGATTGCTGGCTTAAAAATGTCCAATATCGCGAAAGAAGCTTCAATGGCAACCGGAACACTTTACATTTATTTTGAAAATAAAGAAGATCTGTTGAATGCTTTGTATTTCAAATTACAGAAAGAAAGTGCCCCTGCTATTGTCAATGATATAAGCCATCTCGCAATAAATATTCAGCTGTATAAGATGTGGAAAATTGCCCTAGAGCGTTTGGTAGACAACAATCTTAGAATAATTTTTTTAGAACAATTTGTAATATCGCCATACATTTCAAAGTCCAATAAACAAATAGATATTGGGTTCAAGAATTACTTGAAACAGCTATTGGAACAAGGGAAGTCTGAAAATTTGATCAAGGATGCCAATAGTGATATGCTTATTGCATTGATAATTGGCTTTGTAAGAAGTTTTTCAACCCATATAGTTAACGATTGTAGCGGAAAACTCACTGAAAAATCCGTTGATGAATCGTTCTCTCTATGTTGGAATGCCATAAAGAAATAA
- a CDS encoding helix-turn-helix domain-containing protein, whose translation MENLTEFYKNKGLATDRFQPSGIGHFNVFDLEKSLSPNAKPVNYTRRDFYKITLIRGKHTFHYADRSIETNGSTLMFFNPQVPYSFVQGSGECTGSFLIFKEQFLLNSIHESPSNLPVFSIDGHPNFELTREQDNYISQVFEQITTEIDSTYHYKYEVIKSKVSDIIHYALKLQPTRIKATKLDASTRITIIFKEALERQFPVESTNYCITEKTPSDFADRLSIHVNSLNRAVKKTTGKTTTQLISERIVSEAHILLRLTDWSISEIAYSLGFDEPAHFTTFFKKQTATTPTSIRQAV comes from the coding sequence ATGGAAAATCTGACTGAATTTTATAAGAACAAAGGATTGGCAACGGACAGGTTTCAGCCTTCTGGAATCGGGCATTTTAATGTATTTGACCTCGAAAAAAGTTTAAGCCCAAATGCCAAACCCGTTAATTACACAAGAAGGGATTTCTATAAAATTACCTTAATCCGGGGCAAACACACTTTTCATTATGCCGATAGAAGTATTGAGACTAATGGAAGTACGTTAATGTTCTTTAATCCACAAGTTCCTTATTCTTTTGTGCAAGGTAGTGGGGAATGCACAGGAAGTTTTTTGATTTTTAAAGAACAATTTCTTTTGAATTCTATACACGAAAGCCCCTCGAATCTGCCAGTTTTTAGTATTGACGGGCATCCCAATTTTGAATTGACACGAGAACAAGATAACTACATAAGTCAGGTTTTTGAGCAAATCACAACAGAAATAGACTCTACATACCACTATAAGTATGAAGTAATAAAAAGTAAGGTTTCAGATATCATCCATTACGCCCTAAAATTACAACCTACCAGAATAAAAGCCACCAAATTAGATGCGAGCACGCGAATAACAATCATCTTTAAAGAAGCTTTAGAACGTCAGTTTCCAGTAGAATCAACGAATTATTGTATCACTGAAAAAACCCCAAGTGACTTCGCAGACCGGCTTTCGATTCACGTAAATTCATTGAATCGAGCGGTTAAAAAAACAACAGGTAAAACTACAACACAACTTATCTCAGAACGTATTGTTTCTGAAGCTCATATTTTACTTCGACTAACCGATTGGTCAATTTCTGAAATAGCCTATTCATTGGGTTTTGATGAACCTGCCCATTTTACCACGTTTTTTAAGAAGCAAACTGCTACAACGCCTACATCCATTCGTCAGGCAGTTTAA
- a CDS encoding NAD(P)/FAD-dependent oxidoreductase, with product MTKETKFDVLIIGGSYAGLSTAMALGRSLRNVLIIDAGNPCNEQTPHSHNFITQDGATPASISAKAKEQVLEYPTVQFLKDFAVQGKKLENGFEITTQSGQSFQGRKLIFATGIKDILPQIDGFAECWGITAVHCPYCHGYEVRKVKTGILANGDSAFETAKLISNWTDELSIYTDGKSELSEDQVNELNRNNIVVIEKPIASIEHTKGHIEKLKFRDGTAETLKALYARVPFEQHSTIPSELGCQLNEQGFIEVDMFQKTSVPGVFACGDNTTFIRSVAQAVYAGNLSGGVSNMEMIQEDWISN from the coding sequence ATGACAAAAGAAACAAAATTTGATGTGCTGATTATAGGTGGTAGTTATGCAGGCCTTTCTACAGCAATGGCTTTAGGAAGGTCACTTAGAAATGTTCTTATCATCGATGCGGGAAACCCTTGCAACGAGCAGACCCCTCATTCCCATAATTTCATTACGCAAGATGGCGCTACCCCAGCATCTATTTCAGCGAAAGCAAAAGAACAGGTTCTGGAATATCCAACGGTACAATTTTTAAAGGATTTTGCAGTACAAGGAAAAAAACTAGAGAACGGTTTTGAAATTACAACACAATCTGGTCAATCTTTTCAAGGTAGAAAGCTCATCTTCGCCACTGGTATAAAGGATATTCTACCCCAAATAGATGGCTTTGCAGAATGCTGGGGAATCACTGCAGTGCATTGTCCTTATTGCCACGGTTATGAAGTACGGAAAGTAAAAACAGGAATCCTTGCAAATGGGGATAGTGCTTTTGAAACGGCAAAACTGATTTCAAACTGGACGGACGAGCTATCCATTTACACCGATGGAAAATCTGAACTGAGTGAAGACCAAGTTAATGAACTCAACCGAAACAATATCGTTGTAATTGAAAAGCCAATTGCTTCTATTGAGCATACAAAAGGCCATATTGAAAAACTAAAATTCAGGGATGGTACTGCAGAAACCCTAAAGGCACTTTATGCTCGAGTACCTTTTGAGCAACATTCGACTATACCTTCGGAATTAGGATGTCAACTCAACGAACAAGGTTTTATTGAAGTTGATATGTTTCAAAAAACATCGGTTCCTGGTGTGTTTGCCTGTGGGGACAACACTACTTTTATACGTTCGGTTGCCCAAGCGGTATACGCTGGAAATCTTTCGGGTGGCGTTTCCAATATGGAAATGATACAGGAAGATTGGATAAGCAATTAA
- a CDS encoding Atu4866 domain-containing protein, protein MNFNNIMIMGLLITMASFTECKSQDKEAINNEKMETKKTIEETKEYIGMWVTEDNHVRHNLLPNGRYDEARGNRESAYQGKYRVKGNHIEYKDDTGFTADGDFKDGILYHGGMILYKKKNP, encoded by the coding sequence ATGAACTTCAATAATATTATGATTATGGGCCTTTTAATCACAATGGCTTCGTTTACTGAATGTAAAAGCCAAGATAAAGAAGCAATAAACAACGAAAAGATGGAAACCAAGAAAACAATAGAAGAAACAAAGGAATATATAGGAATGTGGGTGACGGAAGACAATCACGTACGTCACAACTTATTACCCAATGGACGTTACGATGAAGCTCGTGGCAATAGAGAAAGTGCCTATCAGGGCAAGTACAGGGTCAAAGGAAACCACATAGAATATAAAGATGATACCGGTTTTACTGCGGATGGGGATTTTAAGGATGGTATACTCTATCACGGCGGAATGATATTGTACAAAAAAAAGAATCCATGA
- a CDS encoding alpha/beta fold hydrolase — translation MENKKININGESIAYLDNEKGNTTLLFLHGAFINKEYWNAQLSYFSKNYRVIAVDLPGHGKSTHNIKDWTGPRFGKDISKFIQELALQNVIIIGHSFGSDVMLETVTINDTDIIGLVEIDHMKNVGMELPKEAVDQIVAGLNADFEATCEQFAKQALLTEATDPEIVSRLLADYKEMNPEIGIPLLKYGFSYPPSETELLKGLKLKLYSIHVNYAPTNEESLRKYLGNNYELHKMEGTCHYPMIENAKKLDALLETIITKI, via the coding sequence ATGGAAAATAAAAAAATCAATATCAATGGCGAAAGCATAGCCTATCTCGACAATGAGAAAGGTAATACAACCTTATTATTTCTTCACGGCGCATTCATCAATAAGGAATACTGGAACGCGCAATTATCCTATTTCTCAAAAAACTACCGTGTTATAGCAGTCGATTTACCAGGTCACGGAAAATCTACTCATAATATAAAGGATTGGACGGGTCCGAGATTTGGTAAGGACATCAGCAAATTCATTCAAGAGTTGGCATTACAAAATGTAATAATCATAGGACACTCTTTCGGTTCGGACGTTATGCTCGAGACCGTTACCATCAATGATACCGATATTATTGGTTTGGTTGAAATCGACCATATGAAAAACGTTGGGATGGAATTACCAAAAGAGGCAGTTGACCAAATAGTTGCTGGCTTGAATGCGGATTTTGAGGCTACCTGTGAGCAATTTGCCAAACAAGCATTGTTGACCGAAGCAACTGACCCAGAAATTGTTTCACGATTATTGGCGGATTATAAAGAAATGAATCCCGAAATAGGTATTCCCTTACTTAAGTATGGTTTTAGTTATCCGCCGAGCGAAACAGAACTCTTAAAAGGCCTAAAATTAAAGTTGTATTCCATTCACGTTAACTATGCACCTACCAATGAAGAAAGTCTTAGAAAATATCTAGGTAATAATTATGAGCTGCATAAGATGGAAGGGACTTGTCACTATCCGATGATTGAGAATGCAAAGAAACTCGATGCTCTGCTCGAAACGATTATCACAAAAATCTAA
- a CDS encoding NmrA family NAD(P)-binding protein has product MKVTLAGSLGRIGKTLAQKLVKEGHTVTVISSNPDRSKDINTLGAIPSIGSLQDTNFLTSVFTGADVVYAIVPPANYFDQTLDLYQYFVELGDSFKMAVENSGVKKLVNLSSIGAHLEKGNGILEGTYYVENVLNSLPEDVAITHIRPVEIYYNLFQFVDLIKHQGIIGSNLDKDDVNAWVSPEDIAEAVANEIINIKSGRNVRYIASEELTYSELATILGNAIGKPDLQWVKFTDEQVLENLINVGMQPAIAHKMVEMYAAIHNGLLYKDYRKKEPKIEGKVKMKDFAKEFAVLYNQK; this is encoded by the coding sequence ATGAAAGTTACACTTGCAGGTTCACTAGGACGTATCGGAAAAACCTTAGCTCAAAAATTAGTTAAAGAAGGTCATACAGTTACGGTTATCAGTAGCAATCCGGACAGAAGTAAAGACATAAATACTTTAGGCGCAATTCCCTCCATAGGTAGTTTACAGGACACTAACTTTCTTACATCAGTTTTTACAGGTGCTGATGTAGTATATGCAATAGTTCCCCCAGCAAACTATTTTGACCAGACTCTCGATTTGTATCAATACTTTGTAGAATTGGGCGATAGTTTCAAAATGGCCGTAGAAAACTCGGGCGTTAAAAAGCTTGTGAATTTGAGCAGTATTGGCGCACATTTAGAAAAAGGCAATGGCATATTAGAAGGCACCTATTATGTAGAGAACGTGCTGAACAGTCTACCCGAAGATGTAGCCATAACTCATATTCGACCTGTTGAAATTTATTATAACCTTTTTCAGTTTGTTGATTTAATTAAACATCAAGGTATCATTGGCAGTAATCTCGATAAAGATGATGTCAATGCTTGGGTCTCACCAGAAGATATAGCCGAAGCAGTTGCAAATGAAATTATCAATATCAAATCAGGTCGTAACGTAAGATATATTGCAAGTGAAGAGCTTACCTACTCCGAGCTGGCCACTATTCTTGGTAATGCCATTGGTAAGCCAGATTTACAATGGGTAAAGTTCACCGACGAGCAAGTTTTGGAAAATCTTATAAATGTGGGAATGCAGCCAGCAATTGCGCATAAAATGGTAGAAATGTACGCTGCCATCCATAATGGTTTATTATACAAAGATTATAGAAAGAAAGAACCTAAAATTGAGGGTAAGGTCAAAATGAAGGATTTTGCTAAAGAATTTGCCGTACTTTATAATCAAAAATAA
- a CDS encoding nuclear transport factor 2-like protein: MDKAVIPINEFLSTSLVPQLIDINASEDIVWFQWKGKAKTVDGNHYINEYAWKLSFDGSGKVVKITAFLDTHALAKLVE, translated from the coding sequence ATGGATAAGGCCGTTATCCCCATTAATGAGTTCCTGTCCACTAGCCTAGTGCCACAACTTATAGACATCAATGCATCAGAAGATATTGTGTGGTTTCAATGGAAAGGTAAAGCAAAGACTGTTGATGGGAATCATTATATCAATGAATATGCCTGGAAATTAAGTTTTGACGGTAGTGGCAAAGTAGTTAAGATAACGGCCTTTTTAGATACACATGCCTTGGCTAAATTGGTTGAATGA
- a CDS encoding helix-turn-helix domain-containing protein, with product MQPHRFQTIGQYHKFRGLAGPAHPLISVLRIEAIKKLNDEEPKHLIQDFYMVALKNNVNAVMQYGQQKYDFDEGALIFLAPSQLYAIQAGGNLTHKGWLLLIHPDFFWNTSLARTIKNYAYFHYDINEALHLSEKEEKTVVGILQNIDEECQSNIDKFSKAVIISHLETLLNYADRFYHRQFITREKQNHEILARLERMLSDYFNNSSGLADNGIISVTNIAGLLNVSPNYLSNLLQVLTGKSTQQHIHDKLIEKAKERLAISELSINEIAYELGFEYSQSFSKLFKSKTGQTPTDFRNSFTKD from the coding sequence ATGCAACCGCATCGATTCCAAACCATAGGGCAGTATCATAAATTCAGGGGATTAGCTGGACCAGCTCATCCGCTCATCAGCGTCTTGCGCATCGAGGCTATCAAGAAACTAAATGATGAAGAGCCCAAGCACTTGATTCAGGATTTTTACATGGTTGCACTCAAGAACAATGTGAATGCAGTAATGCAATATGGTCAGCAAAAATATGACTTTGACGAAGGTGCATTGATTTTTTTAGCACCTAGTCAACTATATGCGATACAAGCCGGCGGTAACCTGACCCACAAGGGATGGTTACTACTTATCCATCCTGACTTCTTTTGGAACACCTCACTGGCAAGGACTATTAAAAACTATGCGTATTTTCATTATGATATCAATGAAGCATTGCATCTTTCAGAAAAAGAAGAAAAGACGGTTGTAGGTATCTTGCAAAATATCGATGAAGAATGCCAATCGAATATTGATAAATTCAGTAAAGCTGTAATTATATCACATTTAGAAACTCTATTGAATTATGCCGATAGATTTTATCACAGGCAATTCATAACCCGGGAAAAGCAAAACCATGAAATATTAGCGCGGTTGGAAAGAATGCTTTCGGATTATTTCAATAACTCTTCGGGTTTAGCAGACAATGGAATCATATCAGTTACAAATATAGCTGGCTTACTAAATGTTTCTCCTAATTATTTAAGCAACTTACTTCAGGTGTTAACAGGGAAAAGTACCCAACAGCACATTCACGATAAATTGATTGAAAAGGCAAAAGAGCGATTGGCCATAAGCGAATTGTCTATAAACGAGATTGCCTATGAGTTGGGTTTTGAATATTCACAGTCTTTCAGCAAATTATTCAAATCAAAAACGGGACAGACACCAACCGACTTTAGAAACTCTTTCACAAAGGATTAA
- a CDS encoding oxidoreductase yields MSKVWFITGASKGLGLHLVEKLLKSGYKVAATSRNQSQLIEKVSEKSDNFLPLAMDLTNENDVKSTIDKALSYFGGIDVVVNNAGYGLGGAIEELQHEEVHQNFDVNVYGSLHVIRNVLPIMREKGSGHIMNIASIGGFVATFPGYGIYCATKFAVQGFSEALQTEVKPLGINVTCVSPGYFRTEFLSSDSMQTSERSIDVYESARETVRMHAQDIHGNQAGDPAKAADVFIELSKMDNPPTHLYLGSDAYEFVNQKITNLQEMMEAHKSLGVSTDFENVNAS; encoded by the coding sequence ATGAGTAAAGTATGGTTCATCACAGGTGCATCAAAAGGATTGGGCTTACACCTGGTCGAGAAATTACTGAAATCCGGATATAAAGTTGCGGCAACTTCAAGAAATCAAAGTCAATTAATCGAAAAAGTTTCTGAAAAGAGCGATAATTTTTTACCGTTAGCAATGGACTTGACCAATGAAAATGATGTAAAAAGCACCATTGACAAAGCGTTAAGCTATTTTGGGGGAATAGACGTTGTAGTCAACAATGCCGGCTATGGATTGGGCGGTGCGATTGAAGAATTACAGCACGAAGAAGTACATCAGAATTTCGATGTAAATGTCTACGGTTCTCTGCACGTAATCAGGAATGTACTTCCTATTATGCGAGAAAAGGGTTCTGGGCATATAATGAACATCGCATCCATTGGTGGGTTCGTAGCAACGTTCCCTGGATATGGTATTTATTGTGCAACGAAATTTGCGGTTCAGGGCTTTAGCGAGGCCTTACAAACCGAAGTGAAGCCGCTCGGCATAAATGTGACCTGTGTGTCCCCAGGATATTTTAGAACGGAATTCTTAAGTAGTGACTCCATGCAAACGAGCGAACGCAGCATCGACGTTTATGAATCTGCAAGAGAGACCGTCCGGATGCACGCTCAAGACATTCACGGCAATCAAGCTGGCGACCCAGCAAAAGCAGCAGATGTATTTATAGAACTTTCAAAAATGGATAATCCACCGACGCATCTCTATCTAGGTAGTGACGCTTATGAGTTTGTAAATCAAAAAATAACTAATCTTCAGGAAATGATGGAAGCCCATAAATCACTTGGTGTTTCTACGGATTTTGAAAATGTAAATGCTTCCTAA